One segment of Corynebacterium caspium DSM 44850 DNA contains the following:
- a CDS encoding exodeoxyribonuclease III, whose product MRIATWNVNSARARVARIQSLLTEHDIDVLAIQETKCTDANFPRADFEKLGYEVAHVGYSQWNGVAILSRVGLSDIANEFPGQPGFHKDPQQPQKIEARAVGATCGGVRVWSLYIPNGRAVTDRHYTYKLHWLKALSEYAASSLAENPQQDLALMGDFNVAPRDEDVWDMAAFAGSTHVTDAERANFELLEEAGLTEVTRQFTAADRYTYWDYKGGRFYKDEGMRIDFQFASTNLAARAQKGFVDKEERAKRGSSDHALVLVDYAASPTP is encoded by the coding sequence ATGCGCATTGCTACGTGGAATGTCAATTCTGCGCGTGCCCGAGTGGCCCGCATTCAATCCTTATTAACCGAACACGATATAGATGTACTAGCTATCCAAGAAACCAAGTGCACCGATGCCAATTTTCCGCGTGCTGATTTTGAGAAACTCGGCTATGAAGTAGCCCACGTCGGCTATAGCCAATGGAATGGCGTGGCTATTTTATCCAGGGTAGGACTTAGCGATATTGCTAATGAATTCCCTGGTCAGCCAGGTTTTCACAAAGATCCACAGCAGCCTCAAAAAATAGAAGCCCGAGCTGTCGGGGCTACTTGTGGCGGGGTGCGGGTGTGGAGTCTCTATATCCCTAATGGGCGCGCGGTGACTGATCGCCATTACACCTATAAATTGCATTGGTTAAAGGCTTTAAGCGAATATGCGGCGAGCAGTTTAGCGGAGAATCCGCAGCAAGATTTAGCGCTCATGGGCGATTTCAATGTAGCCCCGCGCGATGAAGATGTTTGGGATATGGCCGCTTTTGCTGGCTCCACCCACGTAACTGATGCAGAACGCGCTAATTTTGAGCTCCTCGAAGAAGCCGGGCTAACAGAAGTTACGCGACAATTTACCGCCGCAGACCGCTATACCTACTGGGATTATAAAGGCGGACGCTTTTATAAAGATGAAGGTATGCGCATAGATTTCCAATTTGCCTCCACTAATTTGGCGGCCCGCGCACAAAAGGGTTTTGTCGATAAGGAAGAAAGAGCCAAGCGGGGCAGCTCCGATCATGCTTTAGTGCTTGTCGATTATGCTGCTTCACCCACCCCCTAA
- a CDS encoding N-acetylglutamate synthase, CG3035 family — protein sequence MGRFFRSQEVAVGDRVVVRRKLVNFPGKVGDIIGHVEQLHPLVVRPQKVGGWPSTKDPIEVPDSELLIIRRMPPRTIRTSEIRAVEYASAQAFPGLKHQWSSDGQWLFRLGDSITERSNSAIPLGPSAGFVPVPLAEIQEFYDAHQAPVILAIPERLGRAVERLVKNGHWQVGAEIIVMTRPLADTTADPTAVHAELPPGFSYRIDDIPDAAWLELYHFRGQALPTHALELLREKIAGKMAFARIFNPAGETVAITRATITQSPDGQHWLGYSAVEVAPAFRRQGLASALGAQMLRWGAKHGAKSAFLQVQESNTAGIQLYSTLGFIEHHRHRYAHELSR from the coding sequence GTGGGCCGGTTCTTCCGCTCCCAAGAAGTTGCCGTGGGAGATCGGGTGGTGGTGCGACGCAAATTGGTGAATTTTCCCGGCAAAGTCGGAGATATCATCGGTCATGTTGAGCAGCTCCACCCCTTAGTTGTGCGCCCCCAAAAAGTGGGTGGTTGGCCTTCTACAAAAGATCCCATTGAAGTGCCAGATTCAGAGCTGCTAATTATTCGACGCATGCCTCCTCGGACTATTCGCACCAGCGAGATCCGTGCTGTCGAATATGCTTCTGCGCAGGCTTTTCCCGGCTTAAAGCACCAGTGGAGCAGTGATGGCCAGTGGCTATTTCGTTTGGGTGATTCCATAACTGAACGCTCAAATTCAGCTATTCCTTTGGGTCCTTCTGCTGGCTTCGTGCCGGTGCCCTTGGCAGAAATTCAAGAATTTTATGATGCCCACCAGGCCCCGGTAATTTTGGCTATCCCGGAACGTTTAGGCCGCGCGGTAGAGCGCCTGGTGAAAAACGGGCACTGGCAAGTGGGCGCTGAAATTATAGTGATGACCCGCCCCCTTGCAGATACCACCGCAGACCCCACCGCAGTGCACGCTGAATTGCCCCCTGGGTTTAGTTACCGCATTGATGACATCCCTGATGCTGCTTGGTTAGAGCTCTACCATTTTCGAGGCCAAGCCTTGCCCACTCATGCTTTGGAATTATTACGGGAAAAAATTGCCGGCAAAATGGCTTTTGCCAGGATATTTAATCCTGCTGGGGAAACTGTGGCCATAACCAGGGCCACTATTACCCAATCTCCAGATGGGCAGCACTGGTTGGGATATTCAGCCGTTGAAGTAGCCCCGGCTTTTAGGCGCCAAGGCTTAGCTTCTGCATTGGGGGCGCAAATGCTGCGCTGGGGTGCAAAGCACGGCGCTAAATCGGCCTTCTTACAAGTCCAAGAAAGCAATACTGCTGGAATTCAGCTGTATTCTACCTTGGGTTTTATTGAACATCACCGGCATCGCTACGCCCATGAGCTCAGCCGGTAG
- a CDS encoding peptide deformylase: MTVRPVVIYGDPVLHNATAPAAAPFSQYSELIDDMFETMKVANGVGLAANQIGESLRIFVYDCPDDTGTWHRGYVINPTLETSEVPKTMPADDGSDEEGCLSVPGESFPTGRAEWAKVTGFDLAGEPVEVEGTGFFARCLQHEVGHLDGYVYLDMLVGRYKRQAKRAIKDNGWDHAGNTWMPGVDNDPFGHGEPESEA, encoded by the coding sequence ATGACAGTACGCCCCGTAGTGATTTACGGCGACCCGGTTCTCCACAATGCAACCGCCCCCGCCGCTGCACCTTTTTCACAATATAGTGAACTAATTGATGACATGTTCGAAACCATGAAGGTAGCTAATGGCGTTGGCTTAGCCGCTAACCAGATTGGCGAATCTTTGCGGATTTTCGTTTATGACTGCCCCGATGACACCGGAACTTGGCACCGCGGTTATGTGATTAACCCCACTTTGGAAACTAGCGAAGTTCCCAAAACGATGCCTGCCGACGATGGCAGCGACGAAGAAGGTTGCCTGTCTGTACCAGGCGAAAGCTTCCCCACTGGCCGAGCTGAGTGGGCCAAAGTAACTGGTTTTGATCTCGCAGGTGAACCCGTAGAAGTAGAAGGCACTGGCTTTTTTGCCCGCTGCTTACAGCACGAAGTAGGCCACCTCGATGGCTACGTATACCTAGATATGCTGGTAGGGCGCTATAAGCGTCAAGCTAAACGCGCCATTAAAGATAATGGTTGGGATCACGCCGGAAATACCTGGATGCCGGGGGTCGATAATGATCCCTTTGGCCACGGAGAACCTGAGTCTGAGGCTTAA
- a CDS encoding DUF3263 domain-containing protein, whose amino-acid sequence MSLSAFDIQLLNFAENAPRARGVLDDAIREELGITPVRYWQRLNILLDDASAHRAYPYLINRLRRLRDQPGPWDGKRYSEPGTPPENLS is encoded by the coding sequence GTGTCCCTGTCTGCATTCGATATCCAGCTTTTAAATTTTGCTGAAAATGCCCCGCGAGCTCGTGGAGTGCTAGATGATGCTATCCGGGAGGAATTAGGGATAACGCCGGTTCGGTATTGGCAGCGTTTAAATATTTTGCTTGACGATGCCAGCGCACATCGTGCTTATCCATATTTAATAAATAGGTTAAGGCGCCTGCGTGACCAGCCCGGACCTTGGGATGGTAAACGATATTCTGAACCGGGTACCCCGCCTGAAAATTTGTCTTAA
- a CDS encoding LytR C-terminal domain-containing protein, with product MNTATHQPNNQSSRPGSGLPLRGLAMVLIAVALLLALWGIYALSQDSKKKDVPQAANTAASAPATPGVGSGATGPAGEASASAPAPAPAPAPGEAAGDAAAGASTTPNPAAVAPAEAPKPAELEVFILNNSTVGGWAATTAKEAKDAGFKVAYEGNLEGSIFTAQQSTVYFHAGNPTVEKQARELADRFAGGHAEPIGEHLPAEIKNAAGLTLVLAQ from the coding sequence GTGAATACTGCCACTCATCAGCCTAATAATCAGTCCTCTCGCCCCGGCTCCGGCTTACCGCTGCGTGGTCTTGCCATGGTTCTTATTGCAGTTGCACTGCTGCTGGCCTTGTGGGGCATTTATGCGCTTAGCCAAGACTCTAAGAAAAAAGATGTTCCGCAGGCCGCCAATACTGCCGCTAGTGCCCCAGCTACCCCTGGTGTTGGCTCTGGGGCTACAGGCCCGGCAGGGGAGGCTTCCGCATCTGCGCCGGCGCCTGCGCCCGCTCCGGCCCCAGGAGAAGCTGCTGGAGACGCTGCTGCAGGTGCCTCGACGACACCTAATCCAGCTGCTGTTGCTCCAGCGGAGGCCCCAAAGCCTGCAGAATTAGAAGTATTTATTCTCAATAATTCTACTGTCGGTGGCTGGGCTGCCACTACTGCTAAAGAGGCCAAAGATGCCGGTTTTAAGGTAGCTTATGAAGGCAATTTGGAAGGCTCAATTTTTACTGCACAGCAGTCCACAGTGTATTTCCACGCTGGTAATCCCACCGTTGAAAAGCAGGCTCGGGAATTAGCTGATCGTTTTGCCGGTGGTCATGCAGAACCCATCGGGGAGCATCTACCGGCAGAAATTAAGAATGCTGCGGGCTTAACTTTGGTATTGGCGCAATAG
- a CDS encoding glutamate--cysteine ligase, whose product MNGSLPANGSQVPNIDFQRSPQPTLGVEWEIALVDPETRDLSPRAAEVIAEIARTNPEVRLEKEFLQNTVELVTGICSSVPQAVGELRHAIEVLNPVVAGMGLRLWASGSHPFSDFRDNPVSEKGAYNEIISRTQYWGNQMLIWGIHVHVGISHESRVWPLINALMTYYPHLLALTASSPAWHGTDTGYASNRTMLYQQLPTAGTPPELHSWQDWESYMHDQSVSGVINHTGSMHLDIRPAAQWGTIEIRVSDATSNLHELAAAVALTHCLVVHFDRMLDRGEILPTLQPWHIAENKWRAARYGMDALVITSRNTDEAWVRDELRQLVDSFTDLATELGCAAELRGVLDIVENGAAYERQRARFQATGQWSAAVDLACAEMEQQAPIYQVDKS is encoded by the coding sequence ATGAATGGCTCTCTGCCTGCTAACGGCTCTCAGGTTCCTAATATTGATTTCCAGCGTTCCCCGCAACCAACCTTGGGTGTGGAGTGGGAAATCGCTTTAGTGGATCCAGAAACTCGCGATCTTTCCCCGCGTGCGGCAGAGGTGATTGCAGAAATTGCGCGCACTAATCCTGAAGTGCGCTTAGAAAAAGAATTTCTACAAAACACTGTTGAGCTAGTTACCGGCATATGTAGTTCCGTACCGCAGGCAGTGGGGGAGCTGCGCCACGCCATTGAGGTGCTTAATCCCGTGGTAGCCGGGATGGGATTGCGCTTGTGGGCTTCTGGTTCCCACCCTTTTTCTGATTTTCGCGATAACCCAGTTTCAGAAAAAGGCGCTTATAACGAGATCATTTCGCGCACCCAATACTGGGGTAACCAAATGCTAATTTGGGGCATTCACGTGCATGTGGGAATTTCTCATGAATCCCGAGTCTGGCCCCTAATTAATGCCCTAATGACGTACTATCCGCACCTTTTGGCGCTCACCGCTAGTTCTCCGGCCTGGCATGGTACCGATACCGGGTACGCATCCAACCGCACCATGCTCTACCAGCAATTACCCACCGCTGGCACCCCGCCAGAACTACATTCTTGGCAGGATTGGGAAAGCTATATGCATGACCAATCTGTATCTGGGGTAATTAATCACACCGGTTCCATGCACCTGGATATTCGTCCGGCAGCCCAATGGGGAACCATCGAAATTCGGGTTTCCGATGCCACCTCTAACCTGCATGAATTAGCTGCTGCAGTAGCCCTCACCCACTGTTTGGTAGTGCATTTTGATCGCATGTTAGACCGCGGCGAAATATTGCCCACTTTGCAGCCCTGGCATATTGCCGAAAATAAGTGGCGCGCAGCCCGCTATGGCATGGATGCGCTAGTTATTACTTCCCGCAATACTGATGAAGCTTGGGTACGCGATGAATTACGCCAGCTAGTGGACTCTTTTACAGATCTTGCTACCGAATTGGGCTGTGCTGCCGAACTCCGCGGAGTTCTAGATATTGTAGAAAATGGGGCAGCTTATGAACGCCAACGCGCCCGTTTCCAAGCAACTGGGCAGTGGAGTGCCGCAGTGGATCTCGCCTGTGCAGAAATGGAACAGCAAGCTCCTATATATCAGGTGGATAAATCCTAA
- a CDS encoding monovalent cation/H(+) antiporter subunit G gives MQTWYLITDILSLICILLGASLVLSAAIGLVRFKDAMSKIHVITKPQSTGLLLTVSGAIVRVIGSEDFGISQRGDMGVLVLLILFTFITNPVTAQRLGRVSRREGLHGDKDRLSRNDAPAKSSFRKH, from the coding sequence ATGCAAACCTGGTACTTAATCACCGATATTTTATCGCTCATATGCATTTTGCTCGGTGCAAGTTTGGTGCTTTCCGCCGCAATCGGGCTGGTGCGTTTTAAAGACGCCATGTCAAAAATTCACGTAATTACCAAACCACAATCCACCGGCCTACTCCTGACAGTATCCGGGGCAATTGTGCGCGTAATTGGCTCCGAAGATTTTGGCATCTCCCAACGCGGCGATATGGGGGTGCTAGTGCTGCTAATCCTATTTACTTTCATCACCAACCCCGTAACTGCCCAAAGACTCGGGCGCGTTTCCCGGCGCGAAGGCCTCCACGGGGATAAAGACCGGCTCTCACGTAACGATGCCCCCGCCAAGAGTTCCTTCCGCAAGCACTAG
- a CDS encoding monovalent cation/H+ antiporter complex subunit F, which yields MDPQIYNAILGLAALMFCASFICTAYAIVRGPNSMDRVLSLDGMVAMVQCAIACYICWTMDTTVANAMLVVALLGFISSTAIARFRKRDGA from the coding sequence ATGGACCCACAAATTTATAACGCCATTTTGGGGCTTGCGGCGCTAATGTTTTGTGCCTCCTTTATATGCACCGCCTATGCCATCGTGCGCGGCCCCAATTCCATGGATCGCGTCCTTAGCTTGGACGGCATGGTAGCGATGGTGCAATGCGCAATAGCTTGCTATATCTGCTGGACGATGGACACCACCGTCGCTAATGCAATGCTGGTAGTAGCGCTGCTGGGATTTATTTCCTCCACCGCTATTGCCCGCTTTAGAAAAAGAGACGGAGCCTAG
- a CDS encoding Na+/H+ antiporter subunit E, with protein sequence MARIQKVLQGVKRRFHAPMVLWITVMWIALNGEISWGNGLAGFLIGAGVVLLLPLPDPPIPATATINWTLFGRYLLHWFWQLIRASFEVAWISIRPQKPPQAAIITAPMRVDNELVLALATALYNLQPGGSVTDIDIANRTWTCHLLRADSEAQIAKEIQAIADLEKAMIEIFERS encoded by the coding sequence ATGGCTCGCATACAAAAAGTGCTACAAGGTGTAAAACGCCGCTTCCACGCCCCCATGGTGCTATGGATAACCGTGATGTGGATTGCCCTAAATGGGGAAATTAGTTGGGGAAATGGCCTCGCAGGTTTCCTAATTGGCGCCGGCGTAGTACTCCTACTGCCCTTGCCAGACCCGCCCATTCCCGCCACCGCCACCATAAACTGGACCCTTTTTGGCCGCTATTTACTGCACTGGTTCTGGCAACTAATTCGCGCCTCTTTTGAAGTGGCCTGGATTTCCATAAGACCCCAAAAACCGCCTCAAGCAGCCATTATTACCGCCCCGATGCGCGTAGATAATGAGCTAGTACTAGCACTAGCAACCGCACTTTATAACTTACAACCAGGCGGTTCAGTCACCGATATCGATATTGCTAACCGCACCTGGACCTGCCATTTGCTCCGAGCTGATTCAGAAGCCCAAATAGCTAAAGAAATACAAGCCATCGCGGACCTCGAAAAGGCCATGATCGAAATTTTTGAAAGAAGTTAG
- a CDS encoding Na+/H+ antiporter subunit D, which translates to MNDFLAAVLPYAPFLIPLPILLPTFAAAGCSVFARSTPVQRAIAFSTLIAVIIVAMILLLTVDRYGAITLQLGGWDSPIGITLVADRLATIFVAVAGIIIAAVIWYAIAQGIRDGSDKDPVAVFVPSYLLLSMGVNLSFLAGDMFNLYVGFEVFLVASYVLLTLGGSASRVRAGIGYVMVSMVSSMIFIFGLAMIYAAVGTMNIAQIGIRMEEIPSGVRAAIFGTLLVAFGIKAAVFPLDGWLPDSYPTAPALVTAVFAGLLTKVGVYSIIRIKSTIFVDGSLDSTLMWVALATMIVGIFGAIAQNDIKRLLSFTLVSHIGYMIFGLALGTAQGLNGAIFYAVHHILVQTALFLVVGLIERQAGTSSLRRLGSLIYVTPIIAILYFIPAINLGGIPPFSGFIGKIILLQAGAEAGGFLSWLLIGGAAATSLLTLYVMVLVWAKGFWRDRKDAPEGHLALASTSPLVDITEEVEITERDDVGRIPFGMVGATSVLVIASLAVTVFAGPLAAITERAALTTSDVHNYREAVLGPNYDATGEPDEITRRLAPKPAGERQEP; encoded by the coding sequence ATGAATGATTTTCTAGCTGCCGTATTGCCCTATGCCCCCTTCCTAATCCCGCTACCTATCTTATTGCCCACCTTCGCAGCAGCTGGCTGCTCCGTATTTGCGCGCAGCACCCCAGTTCAACGCGCCATTGCTTTTAGCACCCTTATCGCCGTAATTATTGTGGCGATGATTTTGCTGCTCACTGTGGATCGCTATGGGGCTATCACCTTGCAACTTGGCGGATGGGATTCCCCCATTGGCATCACCTTGGTAGCAGATCGCCTCGCAACAATATTTGTTGCCGTAGCTGGAATAATTATTGCCGCTGTAATCTGGTATGCCATTGCGCAGGGTATTCGCGATGGCTCAGATAAAGATCCCGTCGCCGTATTTGTGCCCTCTTATCTACTGCTTTCGATGGGGGTGAATCTATCCTTCCTAGCTGGGGATATGTTCAACCTCTACGTCGGCTTTGAAGTATTTTTGGTGGCTTCATATGTGCTGCTCACCCTTGGCGGATCAGCCTCTCGTGTGCGTGCCGGCATTGGCTATGTCATGGTTTCCATGGTTTCTTCAATGATTTTCATCTTTGGCCTAGCCATGATTTATGCGGCTGTAGGCACCATGAATATTGCCCAAATTGGGATTCGCATGGAAGAAATACCCAGCGGAGTGCGCGCTGCCATCTTTGGCACTTTATTAGTGGCCTTTGGCATCAAAGCCGCTGTTTTCCCACTCGATGGTTGGCTCCCTGACTCCTACCCCACCGCGCCCGCCCTGGTCACAGCCGTATTTGCCGGCCTCCTTACCAAAGTGGGGGTATATTCCATCATCCGCATTAAATCCACCATCTTTGTCGATGGATCCCTAGATAGCACTTTGATGTGGGTGGCGCTCGCCACAATGATAGTGGGTATTTTTGGTGCTATCGCCCAAAATGATATTAAACGTTTATTATCATTTACCCTGGTCAGCCATATTGGCTACATGATTTTTGGGCTCGCACTAGGCACCGCCCAAGGCTTAAATGGCGCCATTTTCTACGCCGTACACCATATTTTGGTACAAACTGCGCTCTTCCTAGTAGTTGGTTTAATTGAACGCCAAGCAGGAACTTCTTCCCTGCGTCGTTTAGGCTCCCTGATATACGTCACCCCCATAATTGCGATTTTATATTTCATCCCCGCCATAAATCTGGGCGGAATACCTCCTTTCTCAGGATTTATAGGCAAAATAATATTGCTCCAAGCCGGGGCCGAAGCTGGCGGATTCCTCAGCTGGCTCCTCATCGGCGGGGCCGCAGCTACCTCCCTACTCACCCTCTATGTGATGGTTTTAGTATGGGCCAAAGGATTCTGGCGTGATCGTAAAGACGCCCCCGAAGGCCACCTAGCCCTAGCCTCCACCTCACCTTTGGTAGATATCACCGAAGAAGTAGAAATAACCGAACGCGATGACGTCGGCCGTATCCCCTTTGGCATGGTTGGGGCAACCTCAGTACTAGTAATTGCCTCTCTGGCAGTAACCGTATTCGCCGGGCCACTAGCCGCAATCACCGAAAGAGCTGCACTTACCACCTCCGATGTGCACAACTACCGCGAAGCCGTACTTGGGCCCAATTATGATGCCACCGGCGAACCTGACGAAATAACTCGCAGACTAGCCCCCAAACCAGCAGGGGAAAGGCAGGAACCCTAA
- a CDS encoding Na(+)/H(+) antiporter subunit C — MVVNLALLLTSGVLISTGVYLMLGRAMTKMMLGLMLIGNGGNLLLLQAGGHAGSPPIKNRKSILYGADIADPLSQAMILTAIVISMAMTAFILSLAYRQYRYRSADLIEDDTEDAAIAARTTMPVAAPDHDASDDPATGAPTSLGDAFGPESFESPVKGAADE, encoded by the coding sequence ATGGTTGTAAATCTTGCTTTGCTGCTCACTTCGGGAGTGCTGATTTCCACCGGGGTGTACCTCATGTTGGGTCGGGCGATGACCAAAATGATGCTCGGATTAATGCTTATTGGAAATGGCGGCAACCTGTTGCTACTCCAAGCCGGTGGCCATGCGGGATCGCCTCCAATTAAGAATCGGAAATCTATCCTTTATGGTGCCGATATTGCTGATCCGCTCTCGCAAGCCATGATTTTGACCGCCATTGTGATTTCCATGGCCATGACCGCCTTTATTCTTTCCCTGGCTTATCGGCAGTACCGGTATCGTTCCGCCGATCTTATTGAAGATGACACCGAGGATGCCGCCATTGCGGCGCGCACTACCATGCCAGTAGCTGCCCCAGATCATGATGCCTCCGATGACCCAGCCACTGGTGCGCCTACTTCCCTAGGCGATGCCTTTGGTCCTGAATCTTTCGAATCACCAGTGAAGGGAGCAGCCGATGAATGA